One Hydractinia symbiolongicarpus strain clone_291-10 chromosome 7, HSymV2.1, whole genome shotgun sequence genomic window, ggcatgaatcagccggggtttgaacccaagacctcctccactggaagcgaacgttccaccacaaggctatcagtcggttaGATCAGGTATTTGTCTCACAAAAAACATATGGAAAGGGAAAGACCACACACTAATCTGTACgtatttttttatgcaaattacGCAAAAAAAAGAATGACAAAAACTTTCCATGCCCAGAATGGAGAGGACAACCAAGAACAAAGCGAAGAACTGAGAGCAATTGAAACAACAAATGCCTGGAAATAAAATGTGGAGTTAGCAATGGTGTTTTTATTGTCATTTTTATAGAAAACATGAAAACGCAAAGTGAAATCATTCGTTCTCTCAAAGTCTTTCAATACTGATCCGTTCCAAGCTCTGATGTGATAGTTACCGTCTTTTCCGTTACATTAATAGGCATCACCTCTTGCTATCCAGCCCATTTGGAGCCTGGAATAAGGTTAAATTTTGTTACGCAGTCATCCTTGCAGCTAAAGCAACCTGAAGAAAAAATTGTAGAAAATCACTGTCCAAATTTATGTGTCATACCATTCCTTAGTTATGTTAGTGCAGATATTTATTCATATAGAGTTAAGCAAATTGTTTCACTATTATTTACTATCTGCCTCTTCCTTAAAGACTTATTgtcagaatatttaaaaaataacatctaTTAGAATATACGACAGTGTATGGTGCATAACCTTCTTTATGGAGTGCCTTCCATCAAAGCATTTGTGACCACAGTATCTAGACTTCGGCGCTTAATATGCTTAATTTCAAAAGTTTCTCGTCCGCAAATGCTTAGAAGTGGACTAGTCTGAACTTTCAAGTTGCTAAAATACAAACATTGCAGTTAGAAAAATATGTTGAATGCTGGAGCTGCGATCAATGAGGTCCTAATAGTGAGCAGCCTTAACATAGTACGTGCATAAAAAACAACCACACCCTGGTTATGAGCATTTCCATTTTGACACTTGGGTTCATCAAATGCATTTAAACTATAATAAACATGATGTTTTTGACATTAGCATGCAGTTGTTTGCTGCATGGGGTTAGTAGAAAGCAGTGCAGCATTAGATTTGAAGCATAGTGTTTTATCACTTGAATTGAATGTGATGATATCATCTTCAGTTAAGCTGGATTTccaatagaaaaaataatacgTGTATCAACACTCGTATCGTGTCGATGAGCATGCGCAATGAAtatatttagtaaaaaatgcgTATTGAAAAACGATACGACGTACcgaagaaaaagttaaaatcattttaactTATGACGGAGATACGACGTACCaaacaataagaaaaatattttaaatcaatcaaaactgttaaatacttttttgcttGCTCAGCAATTTTTGTTTTGGAGATTGTAAACAAAATGGCGTCAAATCTTCCATACAACCTTCTCGCTTGTAATACAAGTTGTATTGATGAAAACACACAAGATCAACATCAAAGTTATGAAGATAACTTCCCTGCTGAAAGAGATACTACTGGTGATGTTTCAGAATTGATTATAGAAGAGGTCAGGAAATATCCTAGCATTTGGGATGCATACGTTCTCATAAAgacaaatttaagaaaatagaaGCATGGAAAAGAGTTTCTTCTGCTTTAAAATTACCAGgtaataaacatttttacatgCATTGTATACTGTAATCAATGTTCTTTTCtgagcaaaaaaaaatatgagtCAATGGAATTTTTTGAGATTTGTAAAAGTTGAATGATAAAcctatattattatttacttaATAAACTGTAATACTAATATATAATgtgaacaaaaattattttttttagaaagtgaATGCAAGAAAACATTTGAGAAGTTACGTGACAACTATCGTCGATGTTTAAGGAAAAGGTCAGGATCCGGAGTTAAAAAACTACCTGTTTGTGAATATTTCAAGGAGTTGTCATTTTTGCGTGatattttaacaacaaaaccGAAAGAGACTAATCTACCAGACACCAGCTCTGATAACCAGTCGTTAAATAGAGATATTTCATCCAATACACTTTATGATGT contains:
- the LOC130648434 gene encoding uncharacterized protein LOC130648434, encoding MASNLPYNLLACNTSCIDENTQDQHQSYEDNFPAERDTTGDVSELIIEEKIEAWKRVSSALKLPESECKKTFEKLRDNYRRCLRKRSGSGVKKLPVCEYFKELSFLRDILTTKPKETNLPDTSSDNQSLNRDISSNTLYDVPSPADSQSHDQKENNKSDVLFCESIIEQMKSLKKKQNKEARIKIMQVLLGYEDDDN